The nucleotide sequence TGAAAACCACGATGAAAGTGATTGCGGCGACTGCCGAAATCACCGCGGCTAATCCCATCGGACGCCTAATCCCATCGGAACAGCGCCGCCGCCACGATTCCACCGACCAGCACCGCCGCGCCCAGGCTCACTAGGTGGGCGGGATCAATGCCGCTGCCGGCCCACGCTGCACCCAGCGCCTGCATCGTCGCACCGAACGGCAAATGCTCTCCGACTCTCGCCAGTCCCTCGGGCAGCGACCCAGGACCGCCGAACAAGCCGCCGAGCGCTCCGATGGCGAAGAAGGTAATCAGACCTATCGCCACCGCCGAATTCGGGGTAGGCGCCACCGCTGCAACAATCATGCCCACGCCGTACATCGCGGCCAAACCCAGCAGGGCGACGCCGAGGGCTGCCAACGGTGCAGCCGGGAACTGCGCACCGAACACCAGCACCGCGACCGCGAGGGCAGCGCTGATGCCAATTACCGCCTGGATCAGGCTCACCACCGCCTGCGCCACCAGAACCATTGCGGGTGACGCGGGCGTCACAGACAGACGTCGCAGGATCCCTGTGCGCCGGTAGTAGGCGAGGAAGCTTGGCATGTTGATGATGCCAATCGCCGCGATGACCATTCCGAACACCAATGGCAGCACATACACTTCCAGACCCGTCAGTCCGGTATCACCGGCGGCCTCGGAGCCAGCTGCCGACGCGCTCATGACGAGAATCAGCAAGGGCAAACCAATGGGCACTACTAGCCCGGCAGTATCGCGAATCACCATCTTTGCCTCGCACTTGGCGAGTGTGGCCCAGGCTCGCGGCCCCGGACGGTGGGCCTCGATCGTTGTGGTCATCGATCCGCCTCCATTTCGTCGTGGACCTCGTGTCCTGTCAGCCGAACAAAAGCTTCTTCGAGGTCGGCCGCCCCCGCTTCCCCGGTGACTTGAGCCGGTGCTCCCTGCGCGATAACCCGGCCTGTGTCTAACAGCGCGATCGTGTCGCACAAGCGGCTCACCTCGTCCATGGCATGGCTAACGAGGACCACCGTGACGCCCTCGTCACGCAGTCTCTCGATCGCCGCCCACATCCGGCGGCGGGCGCGTGGATCAAGCCCGGTGGTGAGTTCATCGAGGATCAC is from Hoyosella subflava DQS3-9A1 and encodes:
- a CDS encoding ABC transporter permease, coding for MTTTIEAHRPGPRAWATLAKCEAKMVIRDTAGLVVPIGLPLLILVMSASAAGSEAAGDTGLTGLEVYVLPLVFGMVIAAIGIINMPSFLAYYRRTGILRRLSVTPASPAMVLVAQAVVSLIQAVIGISAALAVAVLVFGAQFPAAPLAALGVALLGLAAMYGVGMIVAAVAPTPNSAVAIGLITFFAIGALGGLFGGPGSLPEGLARVGEHLPFGATMQALGAAWAGSGIDPAHLVSLGAAVLVGGIVAAALFRWD